A single Brevundimonas sp. M20 DNA region contains:
- a CDS encoding anthranilate synthase component I family protein, translated as MTSRAVERRPLPWRDPLAVATGLRSRDGALALLSDGGPLGRWSFVAAEPDRVIIEPVEAGLDRLRDPDFADGVVGLLAYDAGARPATGPREAIWPDLMLGRYPAMLAFDHQTRQAFAIGRGADPAAAADRAVDWLAAAVDPVPPPPPADSLEPEAPPAAYEAAVADVVARIAAGELFQANIARAWTGALHPGADPFDVMLRLAGRASAYGAFWRLGDRAIVSNSPELFLTFDGSRIETRPIKGTRPRDPDPARDAALAAELQASAKDRAENLMIVDLMRNDLARAAAPGSVKVERLFEVEPLPTVHHLVSTVLARAAPGVGPADLLEATFPPGSITGAPKHQAMKVIAAHEPPRGVWCGSLFHIADGGLTASVLIRTAAFERKREGWRFRTLAGAGIVADSDPAAELAETEAKIRALREALIGP; from the coding sequence GTGACCTCCCGCGCGGTCGAACGCCGCCCCCTGCCGTGGCGCGATCCCCTCGCCGTCGCGACGGGTTTGCGGAGCCGGGACGGGGCGCTGGCCCTGCTGTCGGACGGCGGGCCGCTCGGTCGCTGGTCCTTCGTGGCCGCCGAGCCAGATCGGGTCATCATCGAACCGGTCGAGGCGGGTCTGGACCGACTGCGTGACCCGGATTTCGCCGACGGCGTTGTCGGCCTGCTGGCCTATGACGCCGGCGCTCGACCAGCGACAGGCCCCCGCGAGGCCATCTGGCCTGACCTGATGCTGGGCCGCTATCCGGCCATGCTGGCCTTTGACCACCAGACCCGCCAGGCCTTCGCCATCGGCCGGGGCGCCGATCCGGCGGCCGCCGCTGACAGGGCCGTCGACTGGCTCGCGGCCGCTGTCGACCCGGTCCCGCCGCCGCCGCCCGCCGACAGCCTCGAACCCGAGGCGCCGCCCGCCGCCTACGAAGCCGCCGTCGCCGACGTCGTCGCCCGCATCGCCGCTGGGGAGCTGTTCCAGGCCAACATCGCCCGGGCCTGGACCGGCGCCCTGCACCCCGGCGCCGACCCCTTCGACGTGATGCTGCGCCTCGCCGGGCGGGCCTCGGCCTACGGCGCCTTCTGGCGGCTGGGCGATCGGGCCATCGTGTCCAACTCGCCCGAACTTTTCCTGACCTTCGACGGAAGCCGGATCGAGACCCGCCCGATCAAGGGCACCCGCCCTCGTGATCCGGACCCCGCCCGCGACGCCGCCCTCGCCGCCGAACTGCAGGCCAGCGCCAAGGACCGGGCCGAGAACCTGATGATCGTCGACCTGATGCGGAACGATCTGGCCCGCGCCGCCGCGCCCGGCTCGGTCAAGGTGGAGCGGCTGTTCGAGGTCGAGCCCCTGCCGACGGTGCATCATCTGGTCTCGACCGTTCTCGCCCGCGCCGCGCCGGGCGTCGGACCCGCCGACCTGCTGGAGGCGACCTTCCCGCCCGGCTCCATCACCGGCGCGCCCAAGCATCAGGCCATGAAGGTCATTGCCGCCCACGAGCCGCCGCGCGGTGTCTGGTGCGGCAGCCTGTTCCACATCGCCGACGGCGGTCTGACCGCCTCGGTGCTGATCCGCACAGCGGCCTTCGAACGCAAGAGGGAGGGGTGGCGCTTCCGCACCCTCGCCGGCGCCGGCATCGTCGCGGACAGCGATCCCGCCGCCGAACTGGCCGAAACCGAAGCCAAGATCCGCGCCCTGCGTGAGGCGCTGATCGGCCCCTAG
- a CDS encoding tyrosine-protein phosphatase, with protein MTDRIHRFDALDNFRDYGDYDTAAGRRIATGRLFRSAHQARVSDADLERLGALNIGTIVDLRRPGERRDQPSKRPSGWAGQALHSDLGPDGEAPHIRFLRTADLTVDAGRSFMTGIYRTLPFEPAHLDLFARYFRALGEGEGAVLIHCTAGKDRTGTLAALTHHLLGVHRDDLIADYLLTNTAVDLEGMAPRVARQLEKVTGRPASHDAVVAFLGVEPVYLETAIAEIEARHGSIDAYLEQALGVDAALRDRIGERLSA; from the coding sequence ATGACGGATCGCATCCATCGCTTTGACGCGCTCGACAACTTCCGGGACTACGGCGACTATGACACCGCCGCCGGTCGCCGGATCGCGACCGGTCGCCTGTTCCGCTCGGCGCATCAGGCGCGGGTCTCCGACGCCGATCTGGAGAGGCTCGGCGCCCTGAACATCGGGACCATCGTCGATCTGCGCCGTCCCGGCGAGCGTCGCGACCAGCCCTCGAAGCGCCCGTCCGGCTGGGCCGGTCAGGCGCTGCACAGCGATCTCGGCCCCGACGGCGAGGCGCCGCATATCCGCTTCCTGCGCACCGCCGACCTGACGGTGGACGCGGGCCGGAGCTTCATGACCGGCATCTACCGGACCCTGCCGTTCGAGCCCGCCCACCTCGACCTGTTCGCCCGCTACTTCCGCGCCCTCGGCGAAGGGGAAGGCGCGGTGCTGATCCACTGCACCGCGGGCAAGGACCGCACCGGCACGCTGGCCGCGCTGACCCATCACCTGCTCGGCGTGCACCGCGACGATCTGATCGCCGACTACCTGCTGACCAACACCGCCGTCGATCTGGAGGGCATGGCGCCCAGGGTCGCTCGCCAGCTTGAGAAGGTCACCGGCCGTCCCGCCTCCCACGACGCCGTCGTCGCCTTCCTCGGTGTCGAACCCGTCTATCTCGAGACCGCCATCGCCGAAATCGAGGCCCGCCACGGCTCCATCGACGCCTATCTCGAACAGGCGCTGGGCGTGGACGCCGCCCTGCGCGACCGGATCGGCGAGCGGCTGTCGGCGTGA
- a CDS encoding transcriptional regulator: protein MAEEFDISRIDDVIHGRVRLGIMAVLSGVDTADFNTLKARLQTTDGNLSVHLRKLEDAGFVAVTKRFEGRKPLTEASMTPNGRKAFIAYLDAMQGLVGKA from the coding sequence ATGGCGGAAGAGTTCGACATCAGCCGCATCGATGACGTGATTCATGGCCGGGTCCGGCTGGGCATCATGGCTGTGCTGTCGGGGGTGGACACCGCCGACTTCAACACCCTGAAGGCCCGACTGCAGACGACGGACGGCAATCTGTCCGTCCATCTGCGCAAGCTGGAGGACGCGGGCTTCGTCGCCGTGACCAAACGGTTCGAGGGCCGCAAGCCCCTGACCGAGGCCTCCATGACACCGAATGGGCGCAAGGCCTTCATCGCCTATCTCGACGCGATGCAGGGGCTCGTCGGCAAGGCCTGA
- a CDS encoding class I SAM-dependent methyltransferase: MSTSYNRIAYEALEVCNGVTLATVKDAVARAGLAPGARAADVGTGNATVAIRLARTFGFATTAIEYDPGMAELAAGRIAASGAAVELVIGSAADVLADLPPLDLITALGTTNITGEGRPSPEAGFAFLKTRLTPGGYLLWGDLVWIAEPPAPLRQIAEATNQYTDNTGWKAAAETAGFEVVWSEISPQAVFDAYAAAADSAARHWLATNADAPEAASVQAVADRVKMVLEFGRPFIGFGLYLLKAPA, encoded by the coding sequence ATGAGCACCAGCTACAATCGCATCGCCTATGAGGCGCTGGAAGTCTGCAACGGGGTGACCCTCGCGACCGTGAAAGACGCCGTGGCGCGGGCGGGGCTGGCGCCCGGCGCGCGGGCGGCGGATGTCGGGACCGGCAATGCGACCGTGGCGATCCGGCTGGCGCGAACCTTCGGTTTCGCAACGACGGCCATCGAATATGATCCGGGCATGGCCGAACTGGCCGCCGGGCGGATCGCGGCGTCGGGCGCGGCGGTCGAACTGGTCATCGGATCGGCGGCGGATGTGCTGGCGGACCTCCCGCCGCTGGACCTGATCACGGCCCTCGGGACCACCAACATTACCGGCGAAGGGCGGCCGTCGCCCGAGGCGGGGTTCGCCTTTCTGAAGACCCGCCTGACGCCCGGCGGATACCTGTTGTGGGGGGATCTGGTGTGGATCGCGGAGCCGCCCGCGCCGCTCAGGCAAATCGCCGAAGCCACCAATCAGTACACGGACAATACAGGCTGGAAGGCCGCCGCCGAGACCGCCGGGTTCGAGGTCGTCTGGTCCGAAATCTCGCCGCAGGCGGTGTTTGACGCCTATGCCGCGGCGGCGGACAGCGCCGCGCGACACTGGCTGGCGACGAACGCGGATGCGCCGGAAGCGGCGTCGGTTCAGGCGGTCGCCGACCGGGTGAAGATGGTGCTGGAGTTCGGCCGCCCCTTTATCGGGTTCGGACTGTACCTGCTGAAGGCGCCCGCCTGA
- a CDS encoding Rieske (2Fe-2S) protein: MTVSGIQAERKRVWKTPPNVALCAEDDIPDPGSRAFVLQIGEAFFHGFVVRKDGQVAGYIDRCPHAGYPMAMELDRYLTPDGALILCGWHGAVFEPLTGVCTGGPCAGGRLTPWPVQATNGIIRTA, encoded by the coding sequence CTGACCGTGTCCGGGATTCAGGCTGAGCGGAAGCGGGTCTGGAAGACCCCGCCCAACGTCGCCCTGTGCGCCGAGGATGACATCCCCGATCCCGGCTCGCGCGCCTTCGTGCTCCAGATCGGCGAGGCCTTCTTCCACGGCTTCGTCGTCCGCAAGGACGGTCAGGTCGCGGGCTACATCGACCGCTGCCCGCACGCCGGTTATCCGATGGCGATGGAGCTGGACCGGTATCTGACTCCGGACGGCGCCCTGATCCTGTGCGGCTGGCACGGCGCTGTGTTCGAGCCCCTGACGGGGGTCTGCACGGGCGGTCCCTGCGCGGGTGGACGCCTGACACCCTGGCCGGTTCAGGCGACCAACGGGATCATCCGGACGGCCTGA
- a CDS encoding NAD(P)H-dependent glycerol-3-phosphate dehydrogenase → MEFRRAGVIGGGAWGTALAQVANCAGLDVLLQAREPDVVESIRERRINEAFLPGVTLGDRISVTTELSDLADCDVILAVPPAQHMRSTLTAFAPHHRADVPVVLCSKGIERGSLKLMTDVLSETLPEAPIAVLSGPSFAGEVARGLPSAVTLACADEALGEALMASLSAPAFRPYLATDLIGAEVGGAIKNVLAIACGMSEGKGLGRSAHAAIITRGFAEMTRLGVALGGQAETVAGLCGLGDLVLTCSSPQSRNMSLGLALGQGQTVEQALAGKRSVAEGYESAPAVRELAAKMGVDMPISLAVAALLSGETTVDEVIDNLLSRPLRAERD, encoded by the coding sequence ATGGAATTCAGGCGGGCAGGGGTGATCGGCGGCGGCGCATGGGGCACGGCCCTGGCGCAGGTGGCCAATTGCGCCGGGCTGGACGTGCTGCTGCAGGCGCGCGAGCCCGATGTGGTCGAGAGCATCCGCGAGCGGCGGATCAACGAGGCCTTCCTGCCCGGCGTGACCCTGGGCGACCGGATCTCGGTCACGACCGAACTGTCTGATCTGGCCGACTGCGACGTCATTCTGGCCGTGCCGCCCGCCCAGCACATGCGCTCTACCCTGACGGCCTTCGCCCCCCATCACCGGGCGGACGTGCCGGTGGTGCTCTGCTCCAAGGGCATCGAGCGCGGCTCGCTGAAGCTGATGACGGACGTGCTGTCCGAGACCCTGCCCGAGGCGCCCATCGCCGTCCTGTCCGGGCCCAGTTTCGCGGGCGAGGTCGCGCGTGGTTTGCCCAGCGCCGTCACCCTGGCCTGTGCGGACGAGGCTCTGGGCGAAGCTCTGATGGCCTCCCTGTCGGCCCCGGCCTTCCGTCCGTATCTGGCGACCGATCTGATCGGCGCCGAGGTCGGCGGGGCCATCAAGAACGTGCTGGCCATCGCCTGCGGCATGAGCGAGGGCAAGGGTCTGGGCCGCAGCGCCCACGCCGCCATCATCACGCGCGGTTTCGCCGAAATGACCCGTCTGGGCGTTGCCTTGGGCGGTCAGGCCGAGACCGTCGCCGGTCTCTGTGGTCTGGGCGATCTGGTCCTCACCTGCTCCAGCCCGCAATCGCGCAACATGAGCCTCGGCCTCGCCCTCGGTCAGGGCCAGACCGTCGAACAGGCGCTAGCCGGGAAGCGCTCGGTCGCCGAAGGCTATGAATCCGCCCCCGCCGTGCGCGAACTGGCCGCGAAAATGGGCGTCGACATGCCCATCTCCCTCGCCGTCGCCGCCCTGCTCAGCGGCGAGACCACGGTGGATGAGGTCATCGACAACCTGCTGTCCCGCCCCCTGCGCGCCGAGCGCGACTGA
- the tsaD gene encoding tRNA (adenosine(37)-N6)-threonylcarbamoyltransferase complex transferase subunit TsaD, with protein MTVGADYSSEPGRATDARVADLIVLGLETSCDETAASVVRLSPEGEATVLSSVVHSQIDDHAAFGGVVPEIAARSHVEMIDGVTRRAMAEAGLDYDGLDGVAATAGPGLVGGVMVGLSYGKAVALARDLPLVAVNHLEGHAVSARLGRPVAYPFLLLLVSGGHCQLLEVRGVGDMTRLGTTIDDAAGEAFDKIAKALGLGYPGGPALERLAASGDGARFDLPRALLGRKDCDFSFSGLKTAASRLASTCETEQDKADLADAVQTAIARQLGERSDRALKEYAEHNSSRLFVVAGGVAANRTVRATLEAVATKNGFDFLAPPMAYCTDNAAMIALAGAERLRKGLVSDIDTAARPRWPLDEQKALADPAHKPGRKGAKA; from the coding sequence ATGACAGTTGGCGCGGACTATAGCAGCGAGCCGGGTCGGGCAACCGACGCGCGCGTCGCGGACCTGATCGTCCTGGGTCTGGAGACCAGCTGTGACGAGACCGCCGCCTCGGTCGTGCGCCTGTCGCCGGAGGGCGAAGCGACGGTCCTGTCGTCGGTGGTGCACAGCCAGATCGACGATCACGCGGCCTTCGGCGGCGTCGTGCCCGAGATCGCGGCCCGCAGTCACGTGGAAATGATCGACGGCGTCACCCGCCGCGCCATGGCCGAGGCCGGGCTCGATTATGACGGGCTGGACGGGGTCGCCGCCACCGCCGGGCCGGGCCTCGTCGGCGGGGTCATGGTCGGGCTCAGCTACGGCAAGGCCGTTGCGCTGGCCCGCGACCTGCCTCTGGTGGCGGTGAACCATCTGGAGGGCCACGCCGTCTCGGCCCGTCTGGGTCGGCCGGTCGCCTATCCCTTCCTGCTGCTGCTGGTCTCGGGCGGCCATTGCCAGTTGCTGGAGGTGCGCGGCGTCGGCGACATGACCCGGCTGGGCACCACCATCGACGATGCGGCGGGCGAGGCCTTCGACAAGATCGCCAAGGCGCTGGGCCTCGGCTACCCGGGCGGCCCGGCGCTGGAGAGGCTGGCGGCCTCCGGCGACGGGGCGCGTTTCGACCTGCCGCGTGCCCTGCTGGGCCGCAAGGATTGCGACTTCTCCTTCTCGGGTCTGAAGACCGCCGCCTCGCGCCTCGCCTCGACCTGCGAGACTGAGCAGGACAAGGCCGACCTCGCTGACGCCGTCCAGACCGCCATCGCTCGCCAGCTGGGCGAACGCTCGGACCGGGCGCTGAAGGAATATGCGGAACACAATTCCAGCCGCCTCTTTGTCGTCGCCGGCGGCGTGGCGGCGAACAGGACCGTCCGGGCCACGCTGGAGGCCGTCGCGACGAAAAACGGGTTCGACTTCCTCGCCCCGCCCATGGCCTATTGCACGGACAATGCGGCGATGATCGCTCTTGCGGGCGCCGAGCGTCTGCGGAAGGGTCTGGTGTCGGATATCGATACGGCGGCCCGCCCACGCTGGCCGCTGGATGAACAGAAGGCGCTCGCCGACCCGGCCCACAAGCCGGGCCGGAAGGGCGCGAAGGCTTAA
- the hemC gene encoding hydroxymethylbilane synthase — translation MPFPIRIGTRRSKLALTQSGMMQRAIGRAMGVADADLAEAVPLVEIVTTGDRVQDRRLLEIGGKALFTKEIEEALLDGRVDVAVHSMKDVPAEQPPGLCIAAIPEREDPRDAFISTHFAAFDALPAGAVLGTASLRRQAQALALRPDLKIEMLRGNVDTRLKRLADGDFDAILLATSGLNRLGFDEVIRERLSLDAFLPAPGQGALALQTREGESAAWVAALNHPLTALAVAAERGAMTALEGSCRTAIGAHAEIREGHLRLTVEMLAPDGSARWRRAGEMVDVSAADAEAVARALGLRLGAEVHAAAGDQRIDL, via the coding sequence ATGCCCTTTCCGATCCGCATCGGCACCCGCCGCTCCAAGCTCGCCCTGACCCAGTCGGGGATGATGCAGCGCGCCATCGGCCGGGCCATGGGGGTCGCCGACGCCGATCTGGCCGAAGCCGTGCCACTGGTCGAGATCGTCACCACCGGGGACCGGGTGCAGGACCGCCGCCTGCTCGAGATCGGGGGCAAGGCCCTGTTCACCAAGGAGATCGAGGAAGCGCTGCTGGACGGCCGTGTCGATGTTGCGGTTCACTCGATGAAGGACGTCCCGGCCGAGCAGCCGCCCGGCCTGTGCATCGCCGCCATCCCCGAGCGCGAGGATCCGCGCGACGCCTTCATCAGCACCCATTTCGCCGCGTTCGATGCGCTTCCGGCGGGCGCCGTGCTGGGCACCGCCTCGCTGCGGCGGCAGGCGCAGGCGCTGGCCCTGCGGCCCGACCTGAAGATCGAGATGCTGCGCGGCAATGTCGACACCCGGCTGAAGCGGCTGGCCGACGGCGATTTCGACGCCATCCTGCTGGCGACCTCGGGCCTGAACCGGCTGGGCTTCGATGAGGTGATCCGCGAGCGGCTGTCGCTGGACGCCTTCCTGCCCGCGCCGGGTCAGGGTGCACTGGCCCTGCAGACCCGCGAGGGCGAGAGCGCCGCCTGGGTCGCGGCCCTGAATCATCCGCTGACCGCGCTCGCCGTCGCCGCCGAGCGGGGCGCCATGACCGCGCTGGAAGGCTCGTGCCGCACCGCCATCGGCGCCCATGCCGAAATCCGCGAGGGACACCTGCGGCTGACGGTCGAGATGCTGGCGCCGGACGGCTCGGCGCGCTGGCGCCGGGCGGGCGAGATGGTGGACGTCAGCGCCGCCGACGCCGAAGCGGTCGCCCGCGCGCTGGGCCTGCGGCTGGGCGCCGAGGTGCACGCCGCCGCCGGCGACCAGAGGATCGACCTCTGA
- a CDS encoding uroporphyrinogen-III synthase yields the protein MTRTEPGASRTAARLAARGFEPLIAPVLAVRPILQPAPDLTGITALAFTSPNGVAVFADLSADRSLPVFAVGDATAERARQAGFATVASASGALSDLAWLISGEATGRILVPGARQPAGDLDALLNGAVETVILPIYEATETKATPPADFDAVLVHSPRAAQAVAGSLGRTGGAGRLAVAISAAAAAPLAAAGFAEIRTAGEPTDAAVLLALGNPAPHV from the coding sequence GTGACCCGGACCGAGCCGGGCGCGTCGCGCACGGCGGCGCGACTGGCCGCACGCGGTTTCGAGCCCCTGATCGCCCCGGTGCTGGCGGTTCGTCCGATCCTCCAGCCCGCGCCCGACCTGACCGGGATCACGGCCCTCGCCTTCACCAGCCCCAACGGCGTGGCCGTCTTCGCCGACCTGAGCGCCGACCGGTCCCTGCCCGTCTTCGCCGTGGGCGACGCGACGGCCGAACGCGCGAGGCAGGCGGGGTTCGCCACTGTCGCCTCGGCCTCCGGCGCCCTGTCGGACCTGGCCTGGCTGATCTCGGGCGAGGCGACCGGCCGTATTCTGGTCCCCGGCGCGCGTCAGCCGGCGGGCGATCTGGACGCCCTGCTGAACGGGGCGGTCGAGACGGTGATCCTGCCGATCTATGAGGCGACGGAGACCAAGGCGACGCCGCCCGCGGATTTCGACGCCGTTCTGGTCCACTCCCCTCGCGCGGCGCAGGCGGTGGCCGGGTCGCTGGGCCGGACCGGCGGCGCCGGGCGACTGGCGGTGGCCATTTCAGCGGCGGCGGCCGCCCCGCTGGCGGCGGCCGGATTCGCCGAAATCCGCACCGCGGGCGAGCCGACGGACGCCGCCGTGCTTCTGGCGCTTGGCAATCCCGCGCCTCACGTATAA
- a CDS encoding GNAT family N-acetyltransferase, whose product MKYSRPLPEVDLRDAGPADADFMEALARIHLAENLGAPPGVEAGPLLEMQMRSRAMMLEHSFPDLRRRVGQIGDAPVAVLLTAIRDGALHVVEIATAPRWRRRGVGAALLERVAAEARAGGQDATAHIFVTNTASLGLFSGAGFTLTAQPGAAQVVARLRTGITVTPDIA is encoded by the coding sequence ATGAAATATTCCAGACCCTTACCCGAAGTTGATCTGCGCGACGCGGGTCCGGCCGACGCGGACTTCATGGAGGCGCTGGCGCGGATCCATCTGGCGGAAAATCTGGGCGCGCCGCCGGGGGTTGAGGCCGGGCCGTTGCTGGAGATGCAGATGCGGTCACGTGCGATGATGCTGGAGCACAGTTTTCCGGACCTGCGGCGGCGGGTCGGACAGATCGGGGACGCGCCGGTCGCGGTCCTGCTGACGGCGATCCGGGACGGGGCTCTGCATGTGGTCGAGATCGCCACGGCGCCGCGGTGGCGCAGGCGCGGGGTCGGGGCCGCGCTTCTGGAGCGCGTCGCGGCGGAAGCGCGGGCCGGCGGGCAGGACGCGACCGCCCACATCTTCGTCACCAACACCGCATCCCTGGGCCTGTTCAGCGGCGCCGGCTTCACCTTGACCGCGCAGCCGGGCGCCGCGCAGGTCGTCGCCCGGTTGAGAACGGGTATCACCGTTACGCCGGACATAGCCTGA
- a CDS encoding phage tail protein has protein sequence MDVFVGTIMTFGFNFAPHNWALCNGQQIAVQQNTALFSLLGTYYGGNGTTNFLLPNMQSRLPVGMGQGPGLSAYTIGEASGTETTSISILNMPAHNHPISVNNTAATVNVPTTGVAIADANGSDPTNGDAVTVNIYAPAAPNTVLHPQTCGVSGGNQPISILQPTLAVNYSIALYGIYPSRN, from the coding sequence ATGGATGTCTTTGTCGGCACCATCATGACGTTCGGCTTCAATTTCGCGCCGCACAACTGGGCTCTGTGCAACGGCCAGCAGATCGCCGTTCAACAGAATACCGCACTGTTCTCGCTGCTGGGCACCTATTACGGCGGCAACGGCACGACCAACTTCCTGCTTCCCAACATGCAGAGCCGCCTGCCGGTGGGCATGGGGCAGGGTCCGGGCCTGTCGGCCTATACGATCGGCGAGGCCAGCGGGACCGAAACCACCAGCATCAGCATCCTGAACATGCCGGCGCACAACCACCCGATCTCGGTGAACAACACGGCCGCGACCGTGAACGTCCCCACCACCGGCGTGGCCATCGCTGACGCCAACGGCTCCGACCCGACCAACGGCGATGCGGTTACGGTGAATATCTACGCTCCGGCCGCGCCCAACACCGTGCTGCACCCACAGACCTGCGGCGTGTCGGGCGGCAACCAGCCGATCTCGATTCTGCAGCCGACCCTGGCGGTCAACTATTCGATCGCCCTGTACGGCATCTATCCGAGCCGGAACTGA